The genomic stretch TTTACTGAGGTTCCTTTTGCCACGCCACAGGCATTGTTGTGCTTTAGGATGGCAAAGGCTGTTTCTCCATCAAATTCGGCCATTAAGGCTACTGCGGCATCCACGTCTACGAGGTTGTTATAAGAGAGCTCTTTACCGTTCAGTTGGTCAAAAAGATCGTCCAGCTTGCCATAGAAATGGGCTTTTTGGTGCGGGTTTTCGCCGTAACGTAAAGCTTTTGAATTGTTTTCGCTTACTTTCAGTGCTGGAATTTCTTCGGTTTGGTTAAAGTAGTTGAAAATATGGGTATCGTAATGTGATGACACTTGGAATGCCTTGGCGGCAAAGTATTTTCTGTCTTCCAAGGTAGTGCCCCCTTGGTTGTTTTTCAATCGCTCTTCCAGTTCGCCATATTGGTCGCGGGAAGCGATGATGGTAACATCTTTAAAGTTTTTGGCCGCGGCCCTGATCAGGGAAATGCCTCCGATATCGATCTTTTCGATAATATCCTGCTCTGAAGCACCGGAGGCTACTGTTTCCTCAAAAGGATACAGGTCCACGATCACGAGGTCAATGGCAGGTATTTCAAATTCCTGAGCCTGGGAAAGGTCTCCTTTATCTTCTCTTCTGTGGAGGATACCTCCAAAAACTTTTGGGTGGAGGGTTTTTACTCTTCCCCCAAAGATGGAAGGATAGCCTGTTAGGTCTTCTACAGCAGTTACTTCCGCTCCTTGTTCTTCAATGAACTTTTGTGTACCTCCTGTGGAGTAGATCTTTACGCCTTGTTCTTTTAGCTGGGCGATGATCGGTTCAAGATTGTCTTTATAAAAGACCGAGATAAGGGCAGATTCTATTTTCTTAACAGCCATTTTTTGAAGTATTGAATGAAATAGGTTTGCGTAATTTTGTTTTAAACTGCAAAGGTAGGAAAATCAGTCTATTAAAGCAGGCTTTCGATGACTTTTGGAAAATATTTGTGTTCTAAAGCATGCACCTTGTTGGCAATATCCTCAGGACTGTCTGTTTCTTCCACTTTTACGCTTTCTTGGAAAATCACCCGGCCATCATCGTATTTTTCATTCACATAGTGGATGGTGATGCCTGTTTCCTTTTCGCCTTTATCTTTGACCGCTTCATGTACACGCATGCCGTACATCCCTTTGCCCCCAAATTTTGGCAGCAAGGCAGGATGGATGTTGATGATCCTTTCGGGAAACTGTTGGATCAGTCCATCTGGTACTTTTAGCAGAAAGCCAGCCAAAACTACTAAGTCAATTTCCAGTTCTTCGAAGGTCTTTTCGAGCACTTCCTCATCCATTTCTTTTCTGGTGAAGGAGATAAAGGGAATGTTATGGTTTTTTGCTCTTTCCAGCACATAAGCATCTTTTCTATTGGATGCGATGATGGCAACTTTTCCTTTGGTGGAGCCATCAAAGTGCTTGATGATTTCTTCAGCATTGCTGCCGTTTCCCGAGGCGAGTATGGCGATTTTTTTCAATTGAAAACCAGGTTTATGTACGTTGAACTACGTTTTGTGGACAATAATAATGTTAAATTATGATTGACCCGAAATATGTATTTGCCGATCTATGTCACCGTGTATTTTAGGGCGTACTACATCGACGGGCTTTGGTGGTCAATATAACCTGTCCATCCCAAAAGTACAAAAGCTACTTTACCAGTGGATGAGTAGCCTGATATTTTTCTTTGGACGGATTGGCCAACGGTATTGCGTAAACCAAGTGGTGCACCAGATTTTACGTTTCTATAAAAAAGCCATGCTGATCACTCCTGTCAACATCAGGAGCTTGGAGAGGTTGCTGAGCCTGGAGAAGTGCGTTTTGCGATCAGCATGGTAAATGAGGTACATAAAGTAAATGAATAATATGCCGATCAGCCCAAAGTAAAGGTAGAGCAAGTTTTCGTCTATTTTATATGCTACTACTAGAATGGAACCTACAAATATGGCCGCTATGATAAAGATGATGTTTTTCGTAGCACGAAAGCCCAAGACTACCGGCAATGTCTTACAGCCATGTTTTCTGTCTCCTTCCCGGTCTTCTATGTCTTTGATGATTTCACGGATGAGGTTGATAAAGAAGGCGAAAATAGCATAGGTGAGCACCAGCAGTTCTGACTTTTGATAATAATAACCTACGATCCAGATGGCCAGTGCGGTCAATAGAGCAACGGCCAAGTTGCCCACAAAGGGCAGCCGCTTTAGGGAGTTAGAATATATCCAAAGTAAAAAGGCCGCCATAAAATGAATACCTCCTGCTTTTAAACTGACCAAGCATGCCAATCCAATGCCGACAAGATTAAGAAAAGTGTGGAGAAACATCACCACTCTGCGGCGCATTCCCTTGCCGATGATGACTTCATCTGGCTTGTTTATATAGTCGATCTTTACATCATAGTAGTCATTTATCAAGTAGCCAGAAGCGGCTATCAAGATAGTAGACGTGACCAGCAGATAGATTTTAGGATCCAGAAGGGCAGGAATACCTGATAAGGTTTTTTCTACCAGAAAGTAGGCGGTCATCAGCTGTGCGAAAGCCATCATCAGCAGGTTATCTGCCCTGATGATCCTTAAAAAAGCAGCAAATGAAAAAGCTTTTTCAGCTGATGGAGAGTGATTCATAACCCAAAAATACGCGAAAGTCTCATATAAGTTCCGTATCACACACCTTTTCATAAAAAAGAAAAAACCATTCGCTATTGAACGAATGGTTTTTTTGATTAATAAACCCCTAATTAAAATTATAATTATGCCCTAAATTTAGGGAAATTACTTTATTATACCGTCCTGTACTGTCTTGTAAATTATAATGGTGTACGAAAGGGCTACTTTTCCAAACTTACTTGCCAGTTCCAGGCATCACGTAGTGCATCTTCTAGTCCGTACTGAGGTTCCCAGCCCAATATATTGGTGACTTTGTCTGTATTGGCCCACACTTTTTCGATATCGCCGGATCTTCGTGGGCCGATTTCGTAATTGAGCGGTTTTCCACTTACTTTTTCGAAGGCCTTGATCACCTCCATGACGGTATTGCCATTCCCTGTGCCCACATTAAAAAGGTCAAAGAAATTGTCTGGTTGGGCAGCAAGGTAGTGGATGGATTTAACGTGTGCATCTGCCAGGTCCATCACATGGATATAATCACGAATACAGGTGCCGTCTAGCGTATCGTAGTCGTCACCGAAGACCGTGATTTTTTCCCGGATGCCGGCACCAGTCTGTGTTATAAAAGGGATCAGGTTTGCCGGCACTCCCAGCGGAAGTTCCCCAATGAGTGAAGAGGGGTGGGCACCTACAGGGTTAAAATAGCGCAATGCTGCGACTCTCGTGGCGGCACCGCTTTTGATATGGTCTGTCAGGATATCTTCACAGATCTTCTTGGTATTTCCATATGGGCTTTCGGCATCTTTCCTTGGAGTGGATTCCTTTACCGGAAGCTCATCAGGTTGGCCATATACGGTACAGGAGGAAGAAAAAACGATGTCCTTTACGCTGTGGTCTTTCATGACTTCCAGCAGTATGATCAGGGAATTGATGTTATTGCTGTAATAGGTGAGCGGGATTTTGGTGCTTTCCCCTACTGCTTTGGAGGCAGCAAAGTGGATGACCCCTTGAATGTCATTTTCCCGGAAGACAGATTGCATGAATTCACGGTCGTTACAATCGCCCTCATGGCATTTTACAGGAGAGCCCAGAATTTTTTCTAGCCCAATAAGTACGTTTTTGTTGGAATTGGAAAAATTGTCAACGATGATGGGCTCATAGCCGGCATTAACGAGCGCTACAGCCGTATGGGATCCGATGTAACCTGCTCCGCCTGTGATTAAAATCTGTTTCATGAAATGAAGTTGTTTTTACTAGGGATAGTGAGTTGACAAATGATGTAGTGACAAATATAATTTAAACCCATCAGGCATGAAATTTTTCTTGGTTTTTAATGGCTGAAAACTAATTTTTTTAGTTGGAAGTTAATATCTTACAGGGGGCTGCTAGGGTCGAAAAATGGAAAAAGTAACTTTTTTCTATCCCTGTACCAAAAAAGAATACAACCCAAATAATAACAACAGTAGTATGATGAATTTTCAATTGACAGAAAACCAGTCCATGATTGCGCAGATGATCAGGGATTTTGGTGCAAAAGAAATCGCTCCTTTTCGAAAGGAATGGGACGATGACCAGATTTTTCCGCTTCCACTTTTTAAGAAATTGGGAGAACTGGGACTAATGGGAGTGCTCATTCCGACGGCGTATGGGGGAAGTGGTTTTGGATATTTGGAATATGTGACTGCGATCATGGAACTGGCCAAGTTGGATCCGGGAGTAGGACTGTCCATGGCGGCACACAATTCCCTCTGTTCAGGGCATATTATGCTCTTTGGCTCGGATGAGCAGAAGCAAAAATACTTGCCAAAATTGGCTTCATGCGAATTTTTAGGTGCTTGGGGGCTCACCGAACCAAACACGGGTTCGGATGCTGCCAATATGAAAACTACCGCGAAAGAGGATGGCGATTATTTCATCCTCAACGGAGCCAAAAACTTTATTACTCACGGCGTGTCCGGAGATATAGCAGTAGTTATCGCCAGAACGGGTGAAGTGGGAGACAAGCATGGCATGACGGCCTTTGTTATTGAAAAGGGCACTGACGGATTCCGTGGTGGCCGAAAGGAGGATAAGCTAGGCATGAGAACTTCCGAAACGGCGGAGTTGATATTTGAGGATTGCAGGGTGCATAAATCACAAATATTGGGAGAAGTAGGAGAAGGATTTATCCAATCCATGAAGGTGTTGGATGGTGGCAGGATTTCCATCGCAGCACTTTCATTAGGAATTGCCGAAGGAGCTTTTGAGGCAGCAGTCAGCTATTCCAAAGAACGATATCAGTTCAATAAACCGATCAGCTCATATCAAGGAATTTCATTCAAGCTGGCAGATATGGCGACCAAGCTGGAGGCGGCCAAGTTGCTGACATTTAAGGCTGCTGACCTGAAAAACCGAGGTGAATACGTGACCTTGGCCAGTGCCAAAGCCAAGTACTATGCATCAGAAATAGCAGTGGAGCTGGCCAATGAGGCGGTTCAGATTTTTGGTGGCTATGGATTTACCAAGGATTATCCTGTGGAAAAATACTACAGGGATGTCAAGCTTTGCACCATTGGTGAAGGAACTTCTGAAATCCAGAAAATAGTGATTGCCAGAGAGCTTTTAAAGTGAATCTTACGTTTTGTCATTAATACGACGGGGCTCGATCAGGGGGAATCGCTTTTGGATGAGCGATTGCGTATTCCACTAGCTATACCATTCTAACAATGCCTTTGTCCCCGATATCCACCAGCCTGTCCTCCCGAAATCCTTCGGGACAGGCTGGTGGATATCGGGAGGGCAGGCTATTCCGATCCCGATACATTGGGAAGGAATCTCTTATTTAAAATTGAGATTCCTCCTCAAGTCGGGATGACAACGCATTAGAAATTGTGGTTTATACAACATTTTTTTTAAAAGCGATTTCCCTGGTCTTGGCAGACGGCTATTTTTCCATATTAAAATATAGCGTAACTTTGCGGAAAATATTCCGCCTCTTCATGCAAAAAAACGCCCGAAAAAACATCATCTACTCCATCATTCTACTTTTGGTGGTATTTCTAGTTTACCTTTATAGACAAAATCAACAAGCACCCCAGGCTCCAGAACCTGAAAAGGATGGGAAAAAAACCATAACCGGCAAGACCATGGGGACGAGCTACCGGATTGTTTACTTGGATGAGCAGGGTAGGGATTTTAAATCAGCAGTGGACTCCTTATTGGAGGTCTTTAACCAAGCTTTGTCTACATATATTCCTGATTCTGAACTAAGTAGATTTAATGACGGAGACACGTTGACCTTCGAATCGGTTTACCTTCCGACGGTACTAAAGACCAGCAGGGATATTTTCCAGCGCACGGACGGGGCGTTTGATCCCACGGTAGGGCCGTTGGTAAATGCTTGGGGTTTTGGCCCAGAAGGGGCCCAGTTAAAAGACAGTGTGAATATCTTCAAGCTACTGCGACTGATAGGGTTCGAAAATATCGAGTTTGATACCGAAAAAGTTTGGAAAACACAGCCTGACACATACCTGGATTTCAGTGCTATCGCCAAAGGTTACGGAGTGGACGTGGTAGCCGGATACCTACAGGATGAGGGTGTCGAAGATATGTTGGTTGAGATCGGGGGGGAATTGGTCGCCCGGGGTACCAATGAAAACGGGGAACTCTGGAAAGTCGGGGTGAACCAGCCCAGTGAGGATGTCAGCTCCAATGAAATTTTCAGCATCATAGGCCTGGATAATAAAGGTATGGCCACTTCAGGAAACTACCGTAATTTCTACTATAAAGATAGCGTGCGGTATTCCCATACCATCGATCCCAAGACCGGTCAACCTGTCAATCACAGCTTGCTCAGCGCCACGGTAGTAGCAGAAGACTGTATGACGGCAGATGCCTTCGCTACTGCTATGATGGTATTGGGCACAGAAGAGGCCATTGACCTTCAGAAATCCCAAGATAATATCGACGTTTTTTTGATTTATAGTGATAGCTTGGGAATGCAAACGTATATCAGTGAAAAACTCAAGCCTTTTGTTTCTTATATCAAAGGGGAAAAAGAATAAGCATGGCCACAAAAATTTTGATACTTTTTTTATCGGCGTTCTTGTCAGGGCTTTTGGCAGTGGCGATACCCAGCTGGAAGGAGAAAAACTTCAAGATGATTTTGGTCTTTGCCGGATCGTATCTTTTTTCCATTACAGTGCTGCATATTCTTCCCGAGCTTTTTGCCAATCCAGCGTCTGCCTATTACATGGGGCTTTACGTGTTGATTGGTTTTTTGCTGCAGCAGGTGCTGGAATTTTTGTCATCAGGGATAGAGCATGGTCATATCCATCACCATGGCCATGGGAAAAATACCGTTTGGATGGTCATGATCGGGCTGTCGTTGCATGCGTTTTTGGAAGGGACATTGCTAAGTCAGCAGCCTTCGTTGAGTGGCCATCATCATGGGACAGAAACATTGCTTTTTGGGATAGTGATGCACAAAGCTCCGG from Echinicola soli encodes the following:
- the purH gene encoding bifunctional phosphoribosylaminoimidazolecarboxamide formyltransferase/IMP cyclohydrolase, yielding MAVKKIESALISVFYKDNLEPIIAQLKEQGVKIYSTGGTQKFIEEQGAEVTAVEDLTGYPSIFGGRVKTLHPKVFGGILHRREDKGDLSQAQEFEIPAIDLVIVDLYPFEETVASGASEQDIIEKIDIGGISLIRAAAKNFKDVTIIASRDQYGELEERLKNNQGGTTLEDRKYFAAKAFQVSSHYDTHIFNYFNQTEEIPALKVSENNSKALRYGENPHQKAHFYGKLDDLFDQLNGKELSYNNLVDVDAAVALMAEFDGETAFAILKHNNACGVAKGTSVKEAYQKAFEADTLSAFGGVLITNQTVDRAAAEEMHGLFFEVLIAPAFDQDALEVLKGKKNRILLLQKTKVGGTKQIKTLLNGIIEQDKDLSTETKEDFKVATKVAPTEEQKDALVFAAKVCKHTKSNTIVLSNKDQLFASGVGQTSRVDALKQAIEKAKSFGFELKGSVMASDAFFPFPDCVEIAAKEGVAAVVQPGGSIKDQDSIDFCDKAGMSMVMTGIRHFKH
- the purN gene encoding phosphoribosylglycinamide formyltransferase, with translation MKKIAILASGNGSNAEEIIKHFDGSTKGKVAIIASNRKDAYVLERAKNHNIPFISFTRKEMDEEVLEKTFEELEIDLVVLAGFLLKVPDGLIQQFPERIINIHPALLPKFGGKGMYGMRVHEAVKDKGEKETGITIHYVNEKYDDGRVIFQESVKVEETDSPEDIANKVHALEHKYFPKVIESLL
- a CDS encoding geranylgeranylglycerol-phosphate geranylgeranyltransferase, yielding MNHSPSAEKAFSFAAFLRIIRADNLLMMAFAQLMTAYFLVEKTLSGIPALLDPKIYLLVTSTILIAASGYLINDYYDVKIDYINKPDEVIIGKGMRRRVVMFLHTFLNLVGIGLACLVSLKAGGIHFMAAFLLWIYSNSLKRLPFVGNLAVALLTALAIWIVGYYYQKSELLVLTYAIFAFFINLIREIIKDIEDREGDRKHGCKTLPVVLGFRATKNIIFIIAAIFVGSILVVAYKIDENLLYLYFGLIGILFIYFMYLIYHADRKTHFSRLSNLSKLLMLTGVISMAFL
- the galE gene encoding UDP-glucose 4-epimerase GalE, with product MKQILITGGAGYIGSHTAVALVNAGYEPIIVDNFSNSNKNVLIGLEKILGSPVKCHEGDCNDREFMQSVFRENDIQGVIHFAASKAVGESTKIPLTYYSNNINSLIILLEVMKDHSVKDIVFSSSCTVYGQPDELPVKESTPRKDAESPYGNTKKICEDILTDHIKSGAATRVAALRYFNPVGAHPSSLIGELPLGVPANLIPFITQTGAGIREKITVFGDDYDTLDGTCIRDYIHVMDLADAHVKSIHYLAAQPDNFFDLFNVGTGNGNTVMEVIKAFEKVSGKPLNYEIGPRRSGDIEKVWANTDKVTNILGWEPQYGLEDALRDAWNWQVSLEK
- a CDS encoding acyl-CoA dehydrogenase family protein gives rise to the protein MNFQLTENQSMIAQMIRDFGAKEIAPFRKEWDDDQIFPLPLFKKLGELGLMGVLIPTAYGGSGFGYLEYVTAIMELAKLDPGVGLSMAAHNSLCSGHIMLFGSDEQKQKYLPKLASCEFLGAWGLTEPNTGSDAANMKTTAKEDGDYFILNGAKNFITHGVSGDIAVVIARTGEVGDKHGMTAFVIEKGTDGFRGGRKEDKLGMRTSETAELIFEDCRVHKSQILGEVGEGFIQSMKVLDGGRISIAALSLGIAEGAFEAAVSYSKERYQFNKPISSYQGISFKLADMATKLEAAKLLTFKAADLKNRGEYVTLASAKAKYYASEIAVELANEAVQIFGGYGFTKDYPVEKYYRDVKLCTIGEGTSEIQKIVIARELLK
- a CDS encoding FAD:protein FMN transferase — protein: MQKNARKNIIYSIILLLVVFLVYLYRQNQQAPQAPEPEKDGKKTITGKTMGTSYRIVYLDEQGRDFKSAVDSLLEVFNQALSTYIPDSELSRFNDGDTLTFESVYLPTVLKTSRDIFQRTDGAFDPTVGPLVNAWGFGPEGAQLKDSVNIFKLLRLIGFENIEFDTEKVWKTQPDTYLDFSAIAKGYGVDVVAGYLQDEGVEDMLVEIGGELVARGTNENGELWKVGVNQPSEDVSSNEIFSIIGLDNKGMATSGNYRNFYYKDSVRYSHTIDPKTGQPVNHSLLSATVVAEDCMTADAFATAMMVLGTEEAIDLQKSQDNIDVFLIYSDSLGMQTYISEKLKPFVSYIKGEKE
- a CDS encoding ZIP family metal transporter, whose product is MATKILILFLSAFLSGLLAVAIPSWKEKNFKMILVFAGSYLFSITVLHILPELFANPASAYYMGLYVLIGFLLQQVLEFLSSGIEHGHIHHHGHGKNTVWMVMIGLSLHAFLEGTLLSQQPSLSGHHHGTETLLFGIVMHKAPAAFALVAVLSGSLKRSSVLVLLVIFALASPMGVLVSDIAFSQQFLAAEAMDVLFGLVAGGFLHISTTIFFESSPHHKFHLTRLLVSLFAAALAIASEYLI